cagaggatgaatgctATTAAGGCtgctgatcctctgacttttcatctgttgccatcatcaggtcaaaattggATTCATCCAACACTTGCacatttatgaccaaatatcatcaaaaactaatgatattcccatcagcctcagctggacATTGTATTGCTAATTAttaagtgctaattagcaaattttACCATGCTAACACACTAGCAACAAGCATGGCAAACATcatgctaaacatcagcatgttggcTATAGATTCATAGTCTTATTTTCAAAACAATTTCCCATGATACCTGATCGAGTGGAGACACTGTAACTACAAGTGCTGTGGCCATGTTCCTTTAAACTTAAACTgcctttaaataaagtttgaaatcTGAATTCTGCCCAGTGTGTTTGTCATATGAtacaacattgtttttgtagCATATTAGACtgaataatacatttttcaacattatttttataaacaaacaacagcttttTCAGAATGCGCAAATTATTACATTTGCGAGACAGATGTATGAAAAGCATTTCTTCATAACACCTACAGGGCTCTGAAAGTGTGGTATGCTGCACAATGTCAGACAAtatagcatatatatatatatattatagcaATCAGCAGAAATaacatatatatagatatagatataatGTAGAATAGTTAAACAGTCACAGGGGACAtttatacagtttatttttaggacttttacttgtaaaagTATTTCCACAGTATGGTGTTAGTACTTTGACTTAgttaaagggtctgaatactaaTTCCTCTACTGGATCTATATATTGTTCCcttgtgacatttcattttttgaaggGGAAGAGGTTCTGTGTCAGACTATGGTATTTTTAACTATGTGCTGGTGCCAGGAATTGAATATTTCTCCAGTGCTTGAGGTTCATTATTTGTTGGACTGTATTCATGATGCCAAACCTGATTTGTaggtgtgtttatttgtgatgtACAGAATGAATTACAAGCTTTTTTTGTAAGCTTATCAGTGTGATCAGCATAtcatattaaaaatgtcatttcacaAGAGAGGTCTGGTAACAAAGACAGTGGagttaaaataaagtgttgttTCAGGTTTACAACATTTGTCCTGGCCTGAGTTCCCGGAGTGgatgaagaaagaggaaaggggAAGTAAAAAGAAAGACTATAATAAAAGCTTCATAGAAATCTGGTGTTTCTAAGAACACAACTGTCCAGTAATACTGGAGTAGGTGGAGACTGCTGTGACTGAAGAGCACAAACGATTATTTATAAAGCGCTCTGTACTTTCACTTCTTACATGTCTTTCAGACTGCACAGGACCTGGGTCACATCTGGGTAAGTTCCATCAgaccaaacaaactgaaattttaagtgtgtgtacagtttgtgTTATTAACTGTAACTAGAACATATTTCATAAAAGCAGGTGAACTCTGAGTTTCTCAGTGTTCCTCATTATGTTTAATGGAAATATGTTTAGTGGTTGTTTGAGGTCCTGGACTCTGAAGTTCTGGTTTTGATTTCAACTTCAATAAATTAACTATTTCaaatgtgtttgatgattttctATAGGCATGCCACTAACGGACGAGACTTAACAGATGTTGTAAAACTGGAGTATTAATTGTAAAGGCTCGGTGTGTGACtcagtcctgtgtgtgtctctgtgtgtgatgttttgcAGCGTGATGGCAGGTCGGAGGCAGAGCCGGTGGAGACTGAGGCTCCTGATCCTCTTCAGCCTCGTCATCCTCACTGAACCGTTTAGTAagaaacatttgacattttaacgaAGCTCAGGTTCAGACTCTGTTCTACGTCTTTAAAGTTGTGACCCTTAAGACtcagtcctggttgatttggcAATACCTGTGGTTACTATGGTAACACTACAACTCTGAATAGGGAAGACACAACTTGTGTGAAATCAGAACAGCAACTGTCTCTCACTCAACTCAGTGAATCAGTGACTGAGGCACAGACCAGCACAAGAGCTCCCCCTACAGGCCGTTTAACAGAAgtgatttttattgatttgaatTCTGAACTTccttcttttacttttaccaCAGTAAGAGAGCAAAACTGTCAAGACACATTATAACTCAGATAACATTAATCACACACTAAATTAatttatgtcttttctttcatttgatcCACGACAGTAACAGTGAGTGTGCTTTAATAACAGCAAACACTAACTGGCGTCTCTGTTGGGTTTTACTGCAGACGTCAGTCAGTAAGAATGAGCATaagaaaaacctgcagctgatCCTGTGGATCATTAAATGTGACGTTTGCTTCAACTtcagaggtgagagaggaagagtggcAGCAGCTCGGCCCAGACATCGCTGCACTGCACCGCCTCAGAGGACTGCctcaaaacatgtttcatgAAAGGCTGAAGGAGCCTTCACACCACAGGTATCTGGGACAATGTCTGCAGCTGTTAAGGCTCTgggacagtttgtttttagttgCTTAGATTTTGTATTTCCTGACTGTCTCTGTCAAAGCTCTCAAAGTATAAACatagtattattttattagaGTAACACATTCAATTTTATTagtaaaaattcattttttacaataataataataataataattatagtaaTTAAACTGTGGTTCCATTGTTGACATATTGAAATTATGTTAAAGCAACAATGTGTAACTTCTGCTGAGCAACAGCGACCTCTGCAGCCACAGGTGCTAATTAATTCTGTTGGTTTGACCGTAGAGCGGTGTATACTCCTCATGATCCACAGCATCCCAATCTGGAAATGTAATGCTGTGACAAACAAGCCAAACTCCATTTATAGTTCTTGATATTTCGTCGCTGAATATCAGAGATGAATGCTGATTGTGAATGAGTTCTAAGTCTTTCTAACTGATCTACAATTCGGCATTACTCTTGAACTTGCTGGGCCTGATTCTGGCAGTTCTGACAGAAGCTCACTTAGGCACTTCTTGCAAGAGACCACACCTGCTCAGCAAAGTTACACTGTGCGAAAAGAGGCAGCATTCTCCCTCTTACAAGTCAGTGTcctataaaaatgattaataagGTAAAATAGTTGGTTAATGTTGCTTTAAATTTTATGACAGTTTACCACTTGTTTAGGACCCAGAACCCAAAGTGACCATCTTAGTACTGGATTTGAGTGTAAAGTACAGCCTGATCAATACAAGACTTAAGGCTGACATCAATTTATACTCAACCAACATATACTCCAATATATCTGTGATCAGCTAATGTCAGGAACGAAAGCAATGTGCATTGAAAAAGTAATGATGACTGTATTTCATCTTAGGAACACATCCATGAATGGGGCCAGAACTGAGAGATCCATTAGGAGGTAAGGAGGTATTTATGCTGTGTTGTTGCtatgactgaatatttttgggggtcagacagtcagacaaaacaaaacatttgataatCGGCCTGGGCATTGGGAAATTGTGATGTTCAGTAAATCGGCAGAATAAATTATCTCCAGATTCTTCAATTATGAAGAGAATCACTTGTTGCAGGTCTATATAACAttcattaattgattgattaattgatcgaATTGTTTCAGggttgctttttaaaatgttacattttgtgaaattatttattaaaattaattttcttctaCTACTAAATTGATATTATTTTAAGATTAATGAAATATACTGAAAATgtattgacatttttcttttgcctcttcATTGTTAACTTATCAGCATATTTACCAGGATGTATTTGAGTCAAAACTACTGTGCTATCCTTCAttctttattttgactcaaGTTAAATGATGCAGAATTGTCACTAGGTCTGGGAACACTAGTAAAGGTCTGGGGCATGGGATGGATCTGGTTAGTTTTGGCCATTTGTTGTGGTATAGGATGGAAGCTAATAGTCACATCACATAAAGGTATGACCTGACAATAACTGTCAAGTgtttgtgaggtttttttttattttttatcttgaaTATCATCATGTCCCTCAGAGTCAATGTGGATTGACCTTTTTGTACAAATGAAATCTGTTTTGAGACTAAGATGCTACAGAAAAGACAGTCTGACGCCTTGCTACAGATTcgaaaaatatttttcaatttattctTATACTGATACTAATGGGGCGTTCATGTTTATATCagacattcatttttcaagttGTCTTCATctggttttaattaatttatgtgATTACTGTTTACCCCTATGTGACATAAACATGTTAATGTTCTTTTAGGGTGGACATTAACCAAAACACAATGAGTTTGCTGGATGCGTTTCAGGACTGTCAGAATTTCACAGCCTGTGTCAATCAAATGAAACAGGTTGGTGGATTTTAAAAGAAGATGGGAATCAGCATTGAGTTTAGAGGAACTAAACCCAGTCAAGCAAAATCAGTCAGTTTAATTAATAAATGCAGTTATTAAAAGACATATATCCAATAAAATGGAATGAGATAAAACATCTTGCTTAAATGCgctcacagaaaaataaaataaaagttgtacCACTACAGTTCAACAATGTATTTTCTCACAGTTGTGGGATGTGAGGAAGAGATTAAGACAACTACATGGACATTCATGCTTTCTCACTTATCTATGATAAAGTTATCTATATCAAAATCTGTCGTTTTATCTTGATCTGTCTTTTATTCTCCAGGACTTTGACACCTTCTTGGCATCTGTTGATGAACAGAAGATACAAGATCGACTCCTAGGTGCATCTGAGATCTCGCACAGCTACAACCAAAAACTTCTGGTCATGACTGACCAAGAAAAGTCAACGAATGACAGAGTCCAACAGGAATACAGCATGGATCCTCATTACTCACTAATAGTCAGCAAAGAATGCCTGTACAATGAATCATGTTTACCTGAAGCAGACAGCTATACTGTAGTGAAAATATTTGGAAGAGTTTCAGACGATGGACAAACTGTGTCTGGGCTTTCTGGATCATCACTTGCAGAGCTGGTTTTGAAACCATCACTGGAAGCTGCACCAGTGTTCTCCCTTGATGGAAACACAACCAGACACTTCCAGTATAACTTCATTCGAGTGTTGATGGTCCGTGGAAACAAAGCAGTCTTAGAAACTAACCAGGAGAATCATCAGATTTACCAGGTTATGGATCAACATGACTCAGTTTCCAGTTACCGAATTCCACAAAGACCCGTAGATCACACCACACAGTACGAAGACCAGCAGATCCTCATGATGCAAGATGACCCTGCAGTAAGAAAAGCTGCTGCTTATCTTTATGAGAAGCATCCAACAGTTAGCTCCATCTACGTTCTTGATAAAAACCAAAGACCAAAACTGATCCACGGAGACTCTGTGCCACTGTCAGAGGACAGCAGACTGGTGCTGGTAGGTCATGGAGTCAGAGACAGTTCAGGAGAGATGAGGCTGGCAGGGCACACAGCCCAAGATGTGGCCAAAAGCATTGCAAAGACCTTCAGAGTCCGCAATACAATCAAAACAATACGTGTGGTGGCATGTGAGGTCGGATCAGATAAAACATTTGTAGAAACCATGCTGAGAGAGCTTCATAAAATCAATATCAAGACAGAGCTGCACTTGAGTAATACTGTGATCCAGGTCATGCACACAGGACAGAAGATTACCCAAGAAGTCTCTCTAGACGGGGTGCAATGGCGACACAAAGATGACAGCAAGAAAGTGGTGGCAACCCTTGATAGGAACGGAAACGTGATTATTAGAAATGAGCCTGGCAGTAGAGGAGAGCCAGTTTTTACCAATGAAAGAAATGTTCTAATGGACGAAAATCCGACCTACAGAAACAGCTGGCCAAAAGAGCCAAGGACATTTGTTGACCAGAATGTGTACCAAAAATTTGACTCAGATATATATATTAGGGAAGTTGCGATTTATACACTTGAGGCCTTGACCTGGGCATTCTTTAAGTCAGACCAACCCCTTCCCAATAAAGTCAACTTCAACAACCTCCAACAGATTAAGGAAAAATTTGTAATAAAAGACCAGAAAGAGATGACTGATACAGTAAAGTGGATCGAGGATGAGCAGCAACTAAAGGATATTCTAAAGGAGTGTTATGAGATTAAATCAGGACAAGATGTTAGAAATGTGATCCGTCACTACGCAAAGACTGGAGAAGAAGGGGTGACATACCTGATGGTCAATGACTGGATATATTTGGTCAATCCTAAAACTCTATATGTCTATCCGGTTGGAAAAAAGCTTGACAATAATCAAAtgggaaaggaggaaaaaattaATGAAGTTAAGGGGAGTATACAGATATATGAAAGACATCATTcttcataaaaatatagaaaaccCAAAAGAGCGATATGCTGAGTTTgtaagaaatatttttcttggAGAGCACACAACTGCCCAATCTCTGTCCACTGAGGCCTGGTACACCACATATTTCACTGCATCAGTTATTTGTGAATCTGCTAGAAATTTCCGGACGTTTCCTCTGATTCTCATGGCTCTGGATATGGTcgtaaatgaaaacaacaatatcCGAGAGAAAGGACTCAATTTCTTTGTGAAAGACCACCCAATGGCAAGAGGAGGAAGTTGGATTGATCTAAACAGCCGTGGATTTAGTGGCTCAGCAACACCTCAAGGTTCCAgcaaactgaaaaatgtaaaaaaaagaagctcaaTATGAAAGAAAGTTGCGTAAATTATGGCTTGACCTCAAAGGCGTTCTAGAAAAGGAATATGAATTGTTCATAACATGGGAGCCAACCGTTGCTGGCAAAACTGTAGAAGAATCAATGGCTGACATTGCAGAACAATTCAAGATAAATGAAGACAGTTCACAGAGAGAGGTATTCTCAGAGAGTTACAATGATTACACACAAAAAGTTAATAGACCTGTTTCAACATCATCTAGAAATGTCCAGGAAGATTCAACATCTGGAACACTGGGAGGCAATGATGATGGCTACATAACGTTGCAAGACGTGAATTCTGCCTCAGAATTAGAGAATTCCTTTAGACTTGAATCCTATTTCTCCAGGACATCTGCGTCATTTGCTGATCAAATCCACAGCCAGCTGAAGGCAGAATATGGTGAAAGTCTTGCAGGGCTGCATCTCAAAGAGGGTAGTGCCAGAATAGAAAATGGACAGTTCGTATGTCAGCTTGTGACTGAGGGTGCTGACATTGAACCTCGTGAGTTGAGGGTTGATTTATCTCAGAGAGAGTCAACGCTACAGTGATAATATGTTGAACGGCATTGAGGCAGCAGTTCGTGACATGGAGAAACACAGTTCACAATCCTCCCATCAGGTCAGCAAATATGTAGAGCACACTGGGACTGCTGTTGGGACACTAGGCCTCATGCTGGGGATGAAAGGAGCTGTTCGGGCTTTTGAACAGGGCGACATCAAAGATGGCGTGGTGGGGGCTTTGCAAACAGCTCATGGAGTGACAGCTATGACAACGTCTGTTATTGCAAAACAAGCTCTGTCCTCAGAGACAAGAGTtgccagagctgcagcagtaatCATGAGAAGCCCTGCAATGAGGGGCGCAATGACAGTTATACCAATAGTGGGAATTGGATTTGGGGtatataatttaaaacaagATTTAGAGAGACATGACACACTGGGATACATTGATGCTGGCCTTGATGCTGGTGTGATTGCTTTGGATGTTCTTGAAATTGCTCAGCCTGAACTTGCACCGTTTATCATACCTATAAACCTGGCACTGTCAGTAGTCCGGATGGCCATTGATGATGTTTATATGGGCATCCAGGATGAACTAAAGAGTCTCCCGAAGGATGCTGGAGTTTTAGATAAACTGGGGGCTGTTTTTGTTGGCACTGGAGAAGGGATTGtgcattttttaattcatgtggCTAGTGTGTTCTATGATTGGCATTATGATGAAATTGAGGAGGGACGAAGACTTGTTGCTCAGATATCAGACTATCACAAATATTACATAGTTAAAAAGGAGCAGGATGGAACAACTACCATTGATTTTAGTGGTGGTGAGTCGTCCTGGAATGGAGGAGGCATTTACTTCTGTCTCGCTGATCAGGGTCTGTCTGAGTTCTGCATGAACTATTTTGTGTCTAGTGATGAGAGTTTTGGGAAGGGTTGTTGGCCCATTGATGTACAAGGAAGCAAAGACATCATACTTGGCCTGGGAGAGTCGCATCGATTAGAGTATTCGACACTACAGAAAAAAGTATTCATGTTCATACCAGCTGGTTCTGTGGATGTTGTTTCAGGTTATGAAGCTGtatcaaattcaaaatatggGATATACAAGGGAAACAGAGATGCTAATCGTTTTTTTGCAGTTCAGAAATCAGAGGACAAACATGTGATTGAACTAATGTTGAGTTACTATTACCAGCTGTATGGTGAATCAGGTGATGACATATTCTTCCTCGGTCCACAGAGAAATTATGTTGAAGGCTCTGGTGGAAAAGACACGTACATCATTCCTGACGATGGAGGGAAAACAATAATTAACAACTATGATCCTTCCAAAGCACTAGACACTCTTCATTTCAGTGTTGATTACAGTCACATTTCTGTGTCTAAATCTGGGAATGATGTTGTGTTAATGTACGAGGGCAGCCATACTGTGACCATTAACAACTGGTTTTCAGGGGAAGTGTATCGTCATATGAACATGATATCAGGAGATGGAGTCTTATTTGAGGTGTCCTCCACTGTGGTTTCCTCTGTTCAGCTGGTGGCAAGAGGAATTAACAAGATGTTTAAGACGCAGGGTCTAACTGTAAATGCATCTCAGCCACTTTTACTTACAGTTACAAACATCTTTGGGACTCAGTATAATGATGTGCTCATTGGAAATGGAGAGAAGAATCTGAtagatggaggaggaggctcaGATTGTTTGATTGGTGGTGAAGGAGAAGACATATATATGgtgaaaaacaagaaacagtcTTCGGTGCAGATTGACAATTACTCCAGAGACAATAAAACAGATCTGGTCATAGTAGAAGCAAATCTTCACACTTTTAAAGTCAGGGTAGAAGGTCACCATGTTCTGATGAATGCTCTCCATGACAGTACAGCCATCCATGTGACTTTACTGAACTGGTTCAGATCACCAGAAGACAGACACTTACTCCTCATCACAAAAGATCTGATCACTTCTACAATCTCAGATAACAAGGCTGACTGCCTGGAGAGTAACCCGTTCACCAAGTGCATAAAAAGTCGCAGCATTGAGTACAGCAGCTCCCCATCTCGTCTGGTGGTGGACCTTCAGGAGGACGAGGCTTTTGACAGTGTGACGGAGGTCCGTGGGTCAGAGTTTAATGATGTCATCAAAGGAAACAAAGAACATAATGTTTTCGTTCCAGGAGGAGGGGATGATTTTAttcagggaagaggaggagaggactggTACGTTATCACACCAGGCCAGGGTGTAAAGACCATCAACAATCAATCACCAGATCTAGTCTTGGATGTTCTCTTCCTGAAAGAACAATATCAGCATGTAACATGTGCTTGTGAAGGCCAGAGCATCATAATTTCAGTATCCGGCAGAAGAAATGTTATCTTACAGAACTGGTTTGATTCAAAGCGTCATCAGCACCTGCAGATCAAGACCAATGACGGAATAACAGCTGAACTGATTTCCAACCTCGTCAACTGCAGCAAGTGTGTAATGCTTCCCTTGATTGTTGATTACAGAAACCACAAACCTGA
This genomic window from Seriola aureovittata isolate HTS-2021-v1 ecotype China chromosome 5, ASM2101889v1, whole genome shotgun sequence contains:
- the LOC130169281 gene encoding uncharacterized protein LOC130169281, which encodes MSLLDAFQDCQNFTACVNQMKQDFDTFLASVDEQKIQDRLLGASEISHSYNQKLLVMTDQEKSTNDRVQQEYSMDPHYSLIVSKECLYNESCLPEADSYTVVKIFGRVSDDGQTVSGLSGSSLAELVLKPSLEAAPVFSLDGNTTRHFQYNFIRVLMVRGNKAVLETNQENHQIYQVMDQHDSVSSYRIPQRPVDHTTQYEDQQILMMQDDPAVRKAAAYLYEKHPTVSSIYVLDKNQRPKLIHGDSVPLSEDSRLVLVGHGVRDSSGEMRLAGHTAQDVAKSIAKTFRVRNTIKTIRVVACEVGSDKTFVETMLRELHKINIKTELHLSNTVIQVMHTGQKITQEVSLDGVQWRHKDDSKKVVATLDRNGNVIIRNEPGSRGEPVFTNERNVLMDENPTYRNSWPKEPRTFVDQNVYQKFDSDIYIREVAIYTLEALTWAFFKSDQPLPNKVNFNNLQQIKEKFVIKDQKEMTDTVKWIEDEQQLKDILKECYEIKSGQDVRNVIRHYAKTGEEGVTYLMVNDWIYLVNPKTLYVYPVGKKLDNNQMGKEEKINEVKGSIQIYERHHSS